ACTTTGGTAAGTTCAACTCGTCACTGTACGAAGTGATTGGACTATAAACTTGTCAAAGTTCAGGCCCAGATAAGTCCGCGGGTCACTTTTCCGTAGAGATGCGGAACCTCGGCAACGAGAGAATCTTTACGTCGGATAGACATATGGCTGAGACACGTGTGTGGAGCCTTCTCTCGGACGAATGATATAATATGGCTGAGACACGTGTTTGGAGCCTTCTCTCCGACGAATGATAATATGGCCGTTCGTTACAAAACAGTTATTCACTTGGGTCTTTCTTCTGACCAAACTGAACGGGGCTTACGTTCCAGTGTCAACATCTctttttttgagatttgatgtACAACTAAGAAACTGATGGAAAGCGTAAGCGTGAGATTTTTCATATGAATGACTAAGACTTCTGTAATCTTGTTTGTGTCCTCTTCTTCTCACCTACTCTATAGTGTACATCCACTAACTTGAACTAAAAGTATAATTCTTGCAAGAACAAAGTAAAGTGGAAAAGATCCAGAGTATCTAGACATTAAtctcaaaaacaataaaaacgtAGAGAGTATTGAATTGgtattttttatgtaatgCAATAGAATAATGAAATGTTGGTTACTAgaaatagaaattttaaaaaatacttgCGAAAATTCAAAGAGTATACCaacgtaaaagaaaaaaagaacaaagatgaAAACACACCATCTCTTGTTTACATTTCTTATGTGAATTGCATAgacaacttttttttcctacaaGTAACATAATATTGTATAAAAATTGCATCAACATTGAAGTTCTGAACACTCTCAATCTTCCTCTCTAAGAttggttttcttgatttaaGAAACATGGTTTCTTCTCTTAGAATTCGAATTCTGCAAAAGCATATAAATTACTTAAGTGAATatctttgattgattgatgcatattacatttgatattttttaaaaaaatcttgtgGACCAGTACATACCAGTTTACTGTGGTCATCGCGTTTTGCGTATTTGGATTTGCTCGAACTTTCAGTCACTTGAGGGATATATGGAAAAGATGTTGGTAGCAAGACAAGTCCATGATCCATGTCGAAAGAGTTAGCTCTTAATCGCAAGATTACTTGCGTGAGAGCTTTCATAGCGGCATCAGGACTTCCTGTAATCTAACCACAGCAATATAACAGGAAACATTGGCTTAGTTTCACTTTcacaaaggaaacaaaaccaagtCCAAACACAATCCGAATGTGTTTATTACCTGAACcatctcttcatcttcacgAGCAATTTTTGGtacatcttctttttgaagAATACGAATATTAGCTCTTGTTACACTCCTCATCTCAGATATAACTGCTCCACCTTTTCCAATGAGACACCCGATTTGGGAACTCGATACAAGTAAACGCGTAGAGATTGCTAAATCATTTGCATCTTTACCAACTTTCTCACTGCATCGCTGTTGTAAGCGTATTGCTGCATTCACCGCTGGAGATTGATCTTCGTAGAACTACATACAACAAAAAAGGTCGgtttaaatatgaaataatcTTTGtatgatttataaaagaaaaagatttgcaTTACCTCTTTTGATGATATGAAAATGAtgcaatcatcatcatcagtttCTGAGGTATTGACTCTAATAGTAGCACCAGTTTCTTGCCTGATCTGATTAATGAAACCACCGCCTTTTCCAATCACACCTCCAACGTTTTCAGCTGGACAGATGAAGCAAACACAAAATTCTCTTGCATCTGCTATATCTCTACGCACAGCGTAGTTTCTGTGAGAGCTCGTCAGTGCTGCAGACATTAACATTGCACCAGGTTGATGCATggaagaacttgaagaagacAGGAGTAAGTGTTGAAATCTTGAAGGATTATCATGAAGCAGTGAAGCAACTTGATAAAGAGCTTCTCTAACAACCAAAGGCTCTCCAATTATctgaaaattaacaaacacaGAATCATTAGCTAAATTCAtaattcaaatcttttttctctaatcATTGTGAGTGTATCTCACCAGAAGAAGCTCATCATGACTCAAAGTCAAAGCACAAGCAGGAAGATGATCTTTGATAACACGAATCTGAGCATTGGTGTCGTTACGAAGATTCTGGATTACTTGACCTCCTTTCCCAATAACGCAACCAATTTGGTCAGACGGTACAAGCATCCTCACGGTTACCGTTTGCTTTTCACCAagatcattatcatcatcagtaCCATCATCTTGATCAGCGTCCGCTACAACCATGTCATGAACCTTGAAAAGAGCATCCAAAGCAGGACAAACAAGCTCACCATCATCTCCAAAATGATTCAACTCCTCATTAGTGGAATACATGGTAACAACACGCTCCTCACAACCAGGTAAAGCCTCGTTTATCCTCATGTTTGATTTAGTCTCAGACCTTATCTGCTTAGCAATCTCGCCGCCTTTCCCGATAATGCTCCCGGTCTTTTTCACGGGACACAAGTAGCGGTATACAGTGTCTTCTGAAGCAATAACATTTTGATCTGTTTCATCATGAAGATTTCTTCTCTTACTTCCTCCATTTCCAGTAAACTCAGATTGCAAATTAGATCTCTTACCATGAATGTTCCTCAGAGTACTAGCCATTTTAACAAGAGATCACAATGCCTCAGGAAGCTggagaaaatatgaaaaataatttagagcTTAGTTTGTTCATATGAtcctttatatataatcaacaaACACtaaagaaacacacaaaacagagTCCTTGAGAATTCTAAAGATCAGATCTTGGCACTACATTAGTTAAAATCAAAGAGCCAAATTTTCAGACATAAACACCTTTGACTTGTTTGGTCAACTATgctaaatcaagaaacaagattATTCAAGAAACAGGGATTAGGTCAAATCTCTCCCCTCAATTCTAGCTCTTTATGCAAAATTGAGACAAGAAAACTACACAAACACAACCGATCAAGATCCATGAGACATCACCGACTTATTAAGGAAACATTTTACATGACTTGTTGAATCTACAACATTTCATTGAATTAGAGCTTGGGAACATGCAATGCTTACAGATAGGAGCTTTCACTGGTCGATCTGTCTGTTTTGCCGGAAAATGTGACCGCTTCTTCGGCTGCTGCTAGCTTcaatggttttattttggcttCTTGGGTTTGAAAGCAGAGAAATACAAAGTTTTTGGGGCTAACgtctatatattaaatataaatatctgATTACAGGTggctttttctcttttaactGTTCTTCGGGACGTGACGGCACGTAAACTActacttaaaaatatatatttaaatacatatatatgtacctgaaattaaaatattttatgacggaataattatagttttcttagaaaaacataataatttcgttttatttgttcttcaaAAGTTAGCGTTTATACTGATTAGATCGTAGTTTTGGTGAATTACATAAATGTATTTTAaccaactttttaaaattatcacCAACTACATTGAAAATCAATGTTCAACCATCATTATAGTTTGGTgaactaatattttaatgtgCTAAcgacattataaaaaaaaacagcagacgatttttcttttatttaagcatttttagtgtcttttatATAACAGGCTTTTGGTCAAATAGAATAACACTAACTTgatgaaatatttgataaaaggaataaaactaaattattatgaCTTTGTTATATTCCACTTGTGTCCGGTGGCTTTGGATGATTGTGTAGCTGTGAATTAGAATTACACAACTACTCTGAATTAGTCTTCGTTAGTGGAGTTTTCTGCATGTGAGCTAGATTTGAATACAATCATAtcgaaaatataaagaatgaTCAAAAGtagtttctttttccaaataGTGATCAGAAACTAGAATTAAAATTATCTGTAATCCATATCAATATGCGTAGAAATTTGATAGTCAACGTCGTAATATCTCTCAAAAGAGTTGGAGTCGATATCATACTTTTGAAGGCTTGAAGCAGCCCATGCCATGTATCGACACGGAATTTCAGATAGATAATTTACCGGTTTATTCCGGTTTACAGACTCAATTATGGTTAACACTTAACAATATACTCTAATAAAGCTTTTACCCCTAATTCACCTGTAGTTTTTTCAGTTAAAGCTAATGAAACGACTAACGAGTGCCCAACTCTTCTAAATATGTGATCCTTCATTATTCCGACTAGATATATCAGTTGATTGCTCATTCATTATTAAGTGCATGGCACTTGATACCAAAAATGATATTCATGGTTTAGTGTAGGATTCAAAATTTGCATATTTGAACATAGTGttgtattaattttctttgactCAAAATTCAACGAATTCATTTTtcatccaaaattaaatgcattccaactttttaattttgtcaaCAAATACATTCAAGTATTCAACTTACATTAATTACTGCTTTGCTTATAAAGAGTTACCTTTTTGGGACCTTTAAATTTAACttcataataaaattaaaaaaatatatatacataaaaaacacaaaagataaaGTAAAGTTAGATAGACACAGTACaagtaaagaagaagcagatttCTCCCCTTTCcaagaaattagggtttttggctTCGATCGAATTTGCGGCAAGTAGGTTCAATTTCTTCCGACAacagtcatcttcttcctcatttgTCTCTCCGAGTTTCGAAGCAGTAAGCTCTTTACTTTACTCATTTTTGTTGTCACTGGAAATTTCATAATGCATTGCAACGAAAATCTCTGGTACAGAATTTCGACAATGTGGGTTGTTCTTTTTCCTTGATAATCTTCTtcgtgaagaaaaaaagtattttggaAACTAAAGTTCAGATCTTTGCTTGTCGTTTGATGAGTGAGAGATTGCTGGGTAGGTAGATTAATTCTATGAGTTTCcagatttgattttgtgaatTGGTTCTGTGTGGTGTTTATCTAGTAAGCTTTTTGTACAATGTGtaatgtttgtttgatgattgaaagtttgaaactttggTGCTATTTTGATTACTCAGGTGAGCTAAGCTAAAGAACAaggaacaaaaccaaattatgtGTTTGCGAGATCTGTCTCATAGTTTATGGAGTTGGAGAGGTGTTTAAGCTTGGTATTGAGAAGCTATACTGTTGTCAGCTTGAGGTGTTTTTAGCGAAAGGGTCTATCGAGTGAATAGAAGTTAAAGTATGGGTTCGCTCTGTTGTGTAGCTGCGAAGTCAGATAGATCAAATTCTACAAGTGGGGACTTTTCATTTGGCCTGCATGAGCCTTATTGGAGGACTAATACAAGTTTCTCTCCTCCTTCATCGAGATGGGACGTCCATGGATTAATGGATGGTATTAGCTGTTATGGATCTTCCACATCATCAAATGCTAATGTTCTTCGTAGTCCCGACCTTTCTCAAGCTCTTCATTGGACACCTAACGATTTTGAATCTGCTACAAGAAGAGGTTTGTTGCACTCAAATTCACATTCTCCTCTTTATGATATTTACATCTACGGAACTTGAACAGtgtatctttttgttttttcatttctctatGCAGATCAGATTGTTAAGCAACTACCAGGTACATCAAGAAATGTCGGTATTGGTGACTCTGAACCTGGTCGTAACTCCTCAAGCCGGCGCTTTTTCTTGTCTAAGCCGGTTCATCCTATACTGCATCCTTCTGATAATGTTAGGGATACAGCATCTGATTCTGCGGATGCCTGCAGTTGGAGCAGCGGGACCCCAAGCAGCATTGATTCTGTGGATGTTCCTGAGCCAGTTCTTGATTGGAATAATAACTCTACCAAAGCACAACAAGTAGCAGCTTCAAGTACATTTAAATGCGGACTGTGTAACAGATACCTCTCGCAGAAATCTCCGTGGGGATCTCGGTCCATTGTAAGAAACCGAGACATGCCTGTCACAGGAGTGCTTTCATGTCAACATGTCTTTCACGTGGAATGTCTTGACCAATCAACTCCAAAGATTCAACGCAATGACCCACTGTGTCCAATATGCACCAAACAGGAAGGAGAACACttcaaatcaaacaacattGTCCCGAGGCTTAAACCGCTTTATGAAGATGGGCCATCTTCAAGACCATGGGGCTGTGCTCAGGCCGGTGACTGTGTTGAAAGTGCTGTCAATGTGCCCCCTAAAAACaccatgatgatgataaaccGGAACCGGATAAGGAAAAGCCTCTCATTGAGAGGAAACTCAAGCAAagatttttcaagaaaaatgaagagaagTAACTCAGTTGCCATGGAAAATCTGGCTAATCAAGTCTCGCTTGTTCATTCtagagggaaagagaaagtttCATGGTAGCTGGAGGAAAAAAGCAGAGTGATCAAAACGTCGATTTTTCTGGCCTAGTTAAACATTTAACCTTTTGACAAGTATTGATCTTGGAAGACCAGTGAAGTACTGTAGAGTATTCATTTTGGAACATCTGTAAGCAAATTTGTTTAGAGCTTTGATGTTGTTATTCATCCTGTAATCATCTCTGTTGGAGACCATCTTGACCGGTTTATTATCCAATCTAGAAGGTTTTTTGGTTCGGATAATTCTCTGATTTTGTGGTCTCATAGAAGAACTTCAAGTTAGATTGAACAATtgagcaaacaaaaatcaagatcTACATACAAAAGTTGAAGTACTAGTCATGGTTTTATAGCTTATGCCATAATCGAAACTAATCTAATCAGAAAACACATTATACTGACTTTCTTACAACACCAAATACTCTCTTGATTATTTTCTAGATCATTATTAAAGACTTAGAGTTAAAgaggttttggtttcttagcAATTGTTTCGACATCTGCATATGCGTTTGGGACGACCCAAGATGACAACAGGGTTATCAAAACATTCACAACGtaagtttttcttgttttctcctgGACTGCCTTTTTTATTCATCGCTTCTACGCACATTTTCTTCCGTTATTGCCACATTTGCCAGGGAATTCTCCTGTGAATTCACATACTCCTGCTTGCTCCACATGGATACTTTCCACCTCTATTGTTTTATGACAATGACAAGaaagttttaaattaattgtAGAGAAACAATTTtagataaattgataaatgCAACAAGAGTTAAAATACCATTGATATTGTTCATAACGAAGAACATGAGAACACAAGAAACCATAAACAAAGTAGCCCATTTCATGATTTAGAAGAAAGAGGTTTTTGTTACTTGCATAAActtattgtttgatttgctCTCGTGATAAGTATTTTGTTCGATCTCTAACAACACTtggaaattaaatatattcaaGATAGGATAAGAATAGCTATTCTTATTACATTATGGggaagaataaaagaaaaagaaaaaagagaggtgGAGCCAAGTCAACTAGATCGACAAGATAgtgatttgattttagaaaaattcaaataattatcCAACAAAGAGAGCATGAATCATGATCTCCAACCATATATGCGTTCATTattgtaacaatttttttttggaattattTATTCATTGACCACCTTCTCAGACCATGCGTTCCACGACACAAAATACTCACTTAGACCCACAACCTCTTCcatcaaaccaaacaatccCTTTTCCTCAGACAAAACTTTGTCTCTGAATCTGAAAATCAAGATTAGACATGTCtcattttgtgtttctctttattatttCCATGTTCATTAATCTGTCACAAGGTATTAATAATGTAGACTATCTCCTTGTTTGAAAATACTATAGTTTATATGCAGTGAAGGTTTTCATTAACTGTTGTTTGACGTTTTCAGGAGCGCAAATGCCTTACATGACTACTGATCCGAAAGAAGTTTCCGGCAAGTCATTCGATTACATCGTTGTTGGAGGCGGAACTGCGGGGTGTTCCTTAGCTGCTACTCTGTCTGAGAAATACTCTGTTCTGGTCATTGAACGCGGTGGCTCGCCTTTTGGAGATCCATTAGTAGAAGATAAAAAGTACTATGGATACTCATTGATAAATACAGATGAATACTCATCCGTTGCGCAAAGTTTTACCTCCGTAGATGGAATCAAAAACCACAGAGGACGTGTTCTTGGAGGATCGAGCGCTATCAATGGCGGATTTTACAGCCGAGCTAGCGATGAGTTTGTGAAGAAAGCTGGTTGGGACAAGGATCTGGTTCAAGAATCTTATAAATGGGTTGAGTCTAAGGTTGTCTTCATGCCGGAGTTGACTCGATGGCAATCCATTGTGCAGTTCGGATTTCTTGAAGCAGGGTTTTATCCGTATAACGGATATAGTTTGGAGCACACGCAAGGGACAAAGATCGGTGGAAGCATATTTGATCAGTGTGGGAAAAGACATACATCTGCAGATCTTTTGGGATATGGTAAACCAAATTGCATCACTGTTCTTCTAAACGCAACGGTAAAGAGCATAATCTTTGATGCTAACAAGACTCGCGCAGTTGGAGTTAGGTTTATGGAGAGTGATGGGAACTCAAGTAAGAGCTACAAAGTTCATGTTGAGCAGCATAGAGGCGAGGTTATACTTGCGGCTGGGGCTTTAGGTAGTCCGCAGATTCTCCTCTTAAGCGGTATTGGACCCGAGAATCATCTCAATGATTTCGACATTCCTGTGATTGTCAATCTCAAAGAAGTCGGAAAACAAATGTCAGATAATCCAGCGATCTCTCTTCTCGTTGATAGATTCTCGCAAAACCTCACAGTCGATCCACCTCAAGTTGTAGCGATAACAGAAGGTTTTAAATTCATACTCCAATCCCTGGTTCTTCCAACTAACATTACCACAACAAGAACCGCTATATCAGCCAAAATCGCATTCCCTAAATCCAAAGGAAGACTCAAGCTTAACAACACTAACCCTAGGGAGAATCCGTCAGTGACGTTCAACTACTTGGAAAACAAGGCAGACCTTGACGCATGCCAAGAGATGGTTTTGCATCTTCAACACGTGGCTAGGTCAAAGACTGTGACGTTTTTCTTGGGGACACAAGCTCAGGATAAGCTAGTGGCAGGTGACGAAGAGCTTAAGAAGTTCTGCATAAAGAATGTGAGAACTTATTATCATTACCATGGGGGTTGCGTTGTGGGATCTGTCGTGAATGAGGAATATAAAGTGAATGGTGTGAAGCGTTTAAGAGTCGTTGATGGTTCAACGTTTGAAGAATCACCAGGAACAAACCCTATGGCAACAGTATTAATGCTGGGAAGATATCAAGGAATCAAGATACTCAAAGAACATTAGGAAAGGTTGTTTAGcccttaaaatattttgaaccaAAACGATGTAAATGCAAAAATGTTCatgaaaaagattttaaaccAAAACGATGTAAAAATGTTCATTATAGTTTAAATCCAAATGAGAACTGAAATCCAAATGCTCGTATCTTGTAATATAGCTTTTGTTTCAAGGATTagatgtttggttttaaatctTCTCCATCGACCATTGGTATTAATGTCTCTTGAATGTGTATATTTCGTTTTGATACAGTCCACTACACATTGCTCTAGATTTTTCAGACAATGGTGGTCGTCTCTTTTCGTACTCTCTTATCATTATGAATTTCAGGTTGTTAGTTTTGGATCTTTTGGTTaaggttaatttttttttttaaccattaTCAAAAAAGGTTAATTGTCCATTTTTCTAACTAATTTTGTTGCCTCGTCGTCCACTCAGATTTTTAGTTGGaacaagaaaaggtaaaaatcataattatcCAGGGCCATGACTTAAAGGCatgaatatatgattatgcaaggaaaatttcataattatcCAACAAAGAGAGCATCATTGTCTCTAACCATGCGTTCCTTATTGTAACAAACTTTttcaatattatttatttgttgacTACCTTCTCAGATCATTATGTCTACACTCTCATTGCTTTAAGAGACACAAAATCATCACCTAGACTCACAACCTCTTCcattaaaccaaacaatccCTTTTAATCAGACAAAACTCTGTCTCTCAATCTCAAAATCAAGATTGACATGTCTCGTTTTGTGCTTCTCTTTATCATTTCCACATTCATTAATCTGTCACAAGGTATTAATGTAGAGTATCTTCttgtttgaaacaaatatattatatatgtgcAATAAGGTTTTTCATTAGAtgttgtttgatgttttcagGAGCGCAAATGCCTTACATGACCACAGATGCTAAAGAAGTTTCCGGCAAGTCATTCGATTACATCGTTGTAGGTGGCGGAACTGCGGGATGCTCCTTAGCCGCAACTCTATCTGAGAAATACTCTGTTCTTGTCATTGAACGTGGTGGCTCACCTTTTGGTGATCCTTTAGTAGAGGAAAGAAAGTACTTTGGATACTCATTGCTAAATACAGATGAATACTCATCTGTTGCGCAAAGTTTTACCTCTGTAGATGGAATCGAAAACTACAGAGGACGCGTTCTTGGAGGATCGAGCGCTATAAATGGCGGATTTTACAGCCGAGCAAGCGATGAGTTTGTGAAGAAAGCTGGATGGGACAAGGGTCTGGTTCAAGAATCTTATAAATGGGTTGAGTCTAAGGTTGTTTTCATGCCAGAACTGACTCAATGGCAATCTGTTGTGCAATTCGGGTTTCTTGAAGCCGGGTTTTATCCATATAACGGATATAGTTTGGAGCACACGCAAGGGACAAAAATCGGTGGAAGCATATACGATCAGTGTGGGAAAAGACATACATCTGCAGATCTTTTGGGATTTGGTAAACCAAATTGTATAACTGTTCTTTTAAACACAACGGTAAAGAGCATAATCTTTGATAGTAGTAATAAGACTCGTGCGGTTGGAGTTAGGTTTATGGAGAGTGATGGGAACTCAAGTAAGAGCTACAAAGTTCATGTTGAGCAGCATAGAGGCGAGGTTATACTCGCGGCTGGGGCTTTAGGTAGTCCGCAGATTCTTCTCTTAAGCGGTATTGGACCCGAGAATCATCTAAAGGATTTCGACATTCCTGTGATTGTCAATCTCAAAGAAGTCGGAAGAAAAATGTCGGATAATCCAGCgatctctcttcttgttgATAGATTCTCGCAAAACCGCACACTCGAGCCACCTCAAGTTGCAGCAATAGCAGAAGGTTACAAATTCATACTCGAATCCGAGGTTCTCCCAACTGACATTACCACAACAAGAATCTCTATAGCAGCCAAAATCGCATTCCCTAAATCCAAAGGAAGGCTCAAGCTTAACAGCACTAACCCTAGGGAGAATCCGTCAGTGAAATTCAACTACTTGGAAAACAAGGCAGACCTCGACGCATGCCTAGAGATGGTTCTGCATCTTCAACATGTAGCGAGGTCTGAGACTGTCACGTTCTTCTTGGGGACACAAGCTCATGATAAGCTTGTGGCGGGTGACGAAGAGCTTAAAAGCTTCTGCATAAAGAATGTTAGAACTTATTATCATTACCATGGTGGTTGCGTTGTTGGATCTGTTGTGGACGAGGAGTATAAAGTGAATGGTGTTAAGCGTTTAAGAGTTGTTGATGGTTCAACGTTTGAAGAATCACCAGGAACAAACCCTATGGCTACTGTTTTAATGCTGGGAAGATATCAAGGAATCAAAATACTCAAAGAACgagaagagcaagaagatACATTTCTTAGCCCTCAAGGTAGCCCACAACCACAGCCATAACACATTGAaatctttgtttctgttgtaGTTTGCTTCAATGAGAAAGAATCAAGTTGCTGATTAATACTTACAACTTAAGCAACCAATTTTATTGAATTCGAAATTGATTTCAGTAAACGAAAACGAAACTATACAAAACATTCTAGCaaacctaaacctaaacctaGCCCCATGTTGCATCTTGAGGGTTCGAGTCACttttaacttcttcttcctccgtcTTCTTAGTTTCTTCTGTCGCCGGCGTTAATGGAGAAACCAATCCAAAtcccaatcttcttctcttcttcaacttcttcaacaGGCATCTCATACCTACACATAGGACACGTGGCGTGCCTCCCTAACCACTCCTCCACACACTTTGAGTGAAACTTATGTTTACAAGGCATCTCCGCCGCCACGTCACCTTTAGACCACTCATCCAAACAAATCGCGCAAGAACCACCATATTTCTCCTTATCTTCTCCGATCACGACACGTGGCATATTCTCCACTTCTGACTTCAACGCCGGCGACCTCCCTTGTTTTCCACCGTCGCTAAAGAAATCGTCGAGTCCCGATCGCGATCCGATCATCACGAACCTTGGACTCAACGGATCTCCCCGTCTCGTTGTTTGATCGGTAGATCCTTGgtcatcatcgtcttctctGGCGGCTAAAGCTACAATCACCGGCAAAAATCGAGAGAGACCATCACCTCTTCCTTGTATAATTCTCTCGAACATAGAAGAAAACTCAACGAAATCATTCTCAGAAGACATCACGCTAGTAcccaaaacaaagagaaaaaaaccgagacttttttgttaagaacagagaaaaggAGCGAACTTTCTTGGAGAAAAATctcttaagaagaagaagaagaaaagtcgAAAGATAAGACAATTGAAATTGGAGAAGATAGTGTTTGAGATTATATATGTTAGCAGAAGATTACAGTAGTTTCATGAAAAGAAAGTTGCAGAAGACTCTAGAACCATTGACGACGCTTAAGactttccatttatttttagtttcttttaaaaacaatttagtatttattatttaaaaaccTTATCCTCTTTCATAAAGGACAAAAAGGAAATAGATAATTACGCTGTGAGAAATTTTGCATAAAGGTACgaacatttataattttatttacaaagtTCCAGTTTTTTTGGAGTGTTGATAAAACCCCCAGAGATTATTCCTGCACAGAAGGTGTTTGATTAAATTCCGCTGAGGGTAATGTTCTGACTTTCGATGCTTTACGAATGATACTTGGCATGGCTGCTTTGACTTCTCTTTCTACTGTTCAGTTTAGAGTCTCTGACATTCTCGGAACTCGTTTGAAACCTTATCCCCAGTTTCCAATTCGAATAACAAGTGAGTGGTATAATTCGTCttactctgttcttcttccatGTTTATTATCCTCTGTTTCGCTTACTTGGTTCATGATTTTTCGACCCTTTTATCAGCTATGTCTGTAGTAAAGCCGTTTGTGATTGAAGCGAGAGGGAACACTCGAGTGGAGAGTCCGAAAACTAGGAACAGGAGGAGCAGGAAGAAGGTAGCTTTCTAGAAGTGCTTTCATATAATAATGCacaaaagtttgaattttttttgccGAACTTGTTAATaagtattttctttcattttgaaaCAGTTTACTGgaacacaaacaaaaccaagactTTCAGTGTTCTGTTCAGATAAACAACTCTATGCTATGTTGGTTGATGACTTTAACAAAAAGTGTTTGTTCT
This sequence is a window from Arabidopsis thaliana chromosome 1 sequence. Protein-coding genes within it:
- a CDS encoding RNA-binding KH domain-containing protein (RNA-binding KH domain-containing protein; FUNCTIONS IN: RNA binding, nucleic acid binding; INVOLVED IN: biological_process unknown; LOCATED IN: cellular_component unknown; CONTAINS InterPro DOMAIN/s: K Homology, type 1, subgroup (InterPro:IPR018111), K Homology (InterPro:IPR004087), K Homology, type 1 (InterPro:IPR004088); BEST Arabidopsis thaliana protein match is: RNA-binding KH domain-containing protein (TAIR:AT5G15270.1); Has 30201 Blast hits to 17322 proteins in 780 species: Archae - 12; Bacteria - 1396; Metazoa - 17338; Fungi - 3422; Plants - 5037; Viruses - 0; Other Eukaryotes - 2996 (source: NCBI BLink).): MASTLRNIHGKRSNLQSEFTGNGGSKRRNLHDETDQNVIASEDTVYRYLCPVKKTGSIIGKGGEIAKQIRSETKSNMRINEALPGCEERVVTMYSTNEELNHFGDDGELVCPALDALFKVHDMVVADADQDDGTDDDNDLGEKQTVTVRMLVPSDQIGCVIGKGGQVIQNLRNDTNAQIRVIKDHLPACALTLSHDELLLIIGEPLVVREALYQVASLLHDNPSRFQHLLLSSSSSSMHQPGAMLMSAALTSSHRNYAVRRDIADAREFCVCFICPAENVGGVIGKGGGFINQIRQETGATIRVNTSETDDDDCIIFISSKEFYEDQSPAVNAAIRLQQRCSEKVGKDANDLAISTRLLVSSSQIGCLIGKGGAVISEMRSVTRANIRILQKEDVPKIAREDEEMVQITGSPDAAMKALTQVILRLRANSFDMDHGLVLLPTSFPYIPQVTESSSKSKYAKRDDHSKLNSNSKRRNHVS
- a CDS encoding RNA-binding KH domain-containing protein (RNA-binding KH domain-containing protein; FUNCTIONS IN: RNA binding, nucleic acid binding; INVOLVED IN: biological_process unknown; LOCATED IN: cellular_component unknown; CONTAINS InterPro DOMAIN/s: K Homology, type 1, subgroup (InterPro:IPR018111), K Homology (InterPro:IPR004087), K Homology, type 1 (InterPro:IPR004088); BEST Arabidopsis thaliana protein match is: RNA-binding KH domain-containing protein (TAIR:AT5G15270.1); Has 35333 Blast hits to 34131 proteins in 2444 species: Archae - 798; Bacteria - 22429; Metazoa - 974; Fungi - 991; Plants - 531; Viruses - 0; Other Eukaryotes - 9610 (source: NCBI BLink).); the encoded protein is MASTLRNIHDTVYRYLCPVKKTGSIIGKGGEIAKQIRSETKSNMRINEALPGCEERVVTMYSTNEELNHFGDDGELVCPALDALFKVHDMVVADADQDDGTDDDNDLGEKQTVTVRMLVPSDQIGCVIGKGGQVIQNLRNDTNAQIRVIKDHLPACALTLSHDELLLIIGEPLVVREALYQVASLLHDNPSRFQHLLLSSSSSSMHQPGAMLMSAALTSSHRNYAVRRDIADAREFCVCFICPAENVGGVIGKGGGFINQIRQETGATIRVNTSETDDDDCIIFISSKEFYEDQSPAVNAAIRLQQRCSEKVGKDANDLAISTRLLVSSSQIGCLIGKGGAVISEMRSVTRANIRILQKEDVPKIAREDEEMVQITGSPDAAMKALTQVILRLRANSFDMDHGLVLLPTSFPYIPQVTESSSKSKYAKRDDHSKLNSNSKRRNHVS